A window from Eubalaena glacialis isolate mEubGla1 chromosome 1, mEubGla1.1.hap2.+ XY, whole genome shotgun sequence encodes these proteins:
- the LOC133094869 gene encoding heterogeneous nuclear ribonucleoprotein A1-like, producing MSKSESPKEPKQLQKLFIRGLSFETTDESLRSHCEQWGTLTDCVVMRNPNTKCSRGFVFVTYATVEEVDAAMKVRPHKVDGRVGEPKRAVSREDSQRPGAHLTVKKIFVGGIKGDTEEHHLRDYFEQYGKIEVTEIMTDQGSGKKRGFAFVTFDDHDSIDKIVIQKYHTVNGHNCEVRKALSQQEMASASSSQRGQSSSGSFGGSRGGGFCGNDNFGLGGNFSCRAGFGGSRGGGGYGGSRDGYNGFGNDGSSFGSGGSYNDFGNYNNQSSNFGPMRGGNFGVRSSGPYGGGRQYFAKPRNQGSYGGSSSSSSYGSGRRF from the coding sequence ATGTCTAAGTCAGAGTCACCCAAAGAGCCCAAACAGCTGCAGAAGCTTTTCATCAGAGGTTTGAGCTTTGAAACAACCGATGAGAGTCTGAGGAGCCATTGTGAGCAATGGGGAACGCTCACAGATTGTGTGGTAATGAGGAATCCAAACACCAAGTGCTCCAGAGGATTTGTGTTTGTCACATATGCCACTGTGGAGGAGGTGGATGCGGCCATGAAGGTAAGGCCACACAAGGTGGATGGAAGAGTTGGGGAACCAAAGAGGGCCGTCTCAAGAGAAGATTCTCAAAGACCTGGTGCCCACTTAACTGTGAAAAAGATTTTTGTTGGTGGCATTAAAGGAGACACTGAAGAACATCACCTAAGAGATTATTTTGAACAGTATGGGAAAATTGAAGTGACTGAAATCATGACCGACCAAGGCAGTGGCAAAAAAAGAGGCTTTGCTTTCGTAACCTTTGATGACCATGACTCCATAGACAAGATTGTCATTCAGAAATACCACACTGTGAATGGCCACAACTGTGAAGTAAGGAAAGCCCTATCTCAGCAAGAGATGGCTAGTGCTTCATCCAGCCAAAGAGGTCAAAGTAGTTCTGGAAGCTTTGGTGGTAGTCGTGGAGGTGGTTTTTGTGGGAATGACAACTTTGGTCTTGGAGGAAACTTCAGTTGTCGAGCTGGCTTTGGTGGCAGCCGGGGTGGTGGTGGCTATGGTGGCAGTAGGGATGGCTATAATGGATTTGGTAATGATGGGAGCAGTTTTGGAAGTGGTGGAAGCTACAACGATTTTGGCAATTACAACAATCAATCTTCAAATTTTGGACCCATGAGAGGAGGAAACTTTGGAGTCAGAAGTTCTGGCCCCTATGGTGGTGGAAGACAATACTTTGCCAAACCACGAAACCAAGGTAGCTATGGTGgttccagcagcagcagtagctatGGAAGTGGCAGGAGGTTTTAA